TCCATTCCAGATTAATCAGGGCAATTTTCAAGGATTCGGTTTTTATGGAGTCGTTTATTGTTTACTTTCATAAAAGGAGTGATATGCTCCCATGAATTCATTCCATGTATGggtgtttttgtttgtataaaaagaagaataacGAGAGAAcggaatttatttctttttaaagagaTGTTTAGAAAAAGTTCCAATTTGATTGATCCTAATGAAACCAGCTTTGATGATCTAAGCTTGCATCCTGTTTGTTTCAAGTTGCAGTAGTTTCTCTGCTCTTATTTCTTTCCTTCCACGCCTCTGCTTACTGCGTGAAAGGGTCAGTAAAAGAGTTGAGCTTTAGCTGGATCTGGCAATGGGCTAATTTGTGATGGGGGTAGTGTTTTTAGGTTTCAATGTACACAAGGCTGGGCATAGACTTTCCTTGATAAATATTGATGACTTTTCGGCTATGGTTTTGATTAATTGGTCCGGTTTGTTTTGGGCTGCATTcatgggtttgatgggttacgGTCTAGCATACTCATGttcaaaaggggaaaaaaagaaaactaaaataacatcaaGTTTTATGTAAGTTTTATTTTGTGagtcttcaaaaaaaaaaaaatcatttttgtataTTCTATCATTGTAAGAAAAACAAGCATTTGTCTTCCtagtttgtttgttaaaaaaaaaagacaaaaatatttttttatattttagcattctataaaaatacttgtcttagtataaaaatataaaaatataaaaaaatttgctttGCGTAtgcatctaaataaaaatattcttatgttattttttttaaaaaatgtttgtgCTTATATATTTGGACTTAATGACAAGTTTATTAAGTCTATTaagattttgtcaaaataaaaaacatacccaatttcaataaaacaaactttggttttctttttttttcttttttttttaagaaaaatgtgttttgttatttacttttgatgcttaaaataaatatactcaAAACAAGCCATTACTTtgaatgttaagaaaaatataacacattccctattttttttttattttttttaaaaaaaagatgtttttattagtttaatatttattaacattACATTAGAGTTGGATTGGAAGTGTTGATCTGAGTTGAGTTCAATAAGCTTAATATAGACCAGCTagtatattcatatatataactTGAGTTATGATTTGGATTGATCAACTTAGAGTTGTCATTTCACTATGTAATTGAGAGTGACAAAATTCTGGATTTTAAAATGGTTAGGTTTTAACCCTCAATGAAGAGTTTAATCTATTGTGATGAACTCACTATCACCttgtaaataaatcataatattatagCATAACAAACTATAAATCTCTAAAGATCAGTTAAAGTTTTTAATAACTATACGTGGCAACTCCATTTCACAAGTTTagaaaaattttctaaaaaaacacacCCAAcaagtagttttttattttccatggtTATTTTACACATGATTCATAACTCCATtcattaactaaatatatattgtgtttgatttggaattagagaaaaatcacaaggaaaaaaagagttaCTAAAAGTCTTGTGCTAGTACTACCTTTACCTATACAGAGTCATATGAACTTAATGCTCCAATTTTCCAAAACTTCAGCCTCCAAAGGCCCCAAGGTCTCACTCATCATCACCCTTTTTTTTGTCAAGTCTATAAAAGACCAAGCAAGTTGTACATTTAATgtagaacatttttttttttatggatccaGAGAAGGACAAATAGAAGCGAACATTGATAAAGTATTTTGAGCGTTACAAGGCCACGATGCCTCATAGCTTATCAAAGCTCATATTTGAGCTAAGTTGAAGTCTTTTGTATCATTGCCAAGGTCGCAAGAACTCTCACTCATAAAATCACATCACGCTTGAAACTATAAAAACTCAAACCCATAGGACAAATTATCATGGACATAGAACATATTGGTTATATTTtctagcaaattaaaaaaagatctaCACACAggataaatcaaatttatacgATATAAGTTAGCTCTAACCATGGCATAAGAATATTATTAAACGTAGAATTATAATATGCAGAGCCATTTTTGCAAGCAGAAGTatccttaacaaaaaaaatggaggatttaatattggatttacgcaagttatgaaaattaatataaaaatgccTATTCGCCAAATTCATAGAACCAACAAAAATTAGATGGAGAATAATCCTTGTTGTTGAacttatatttgattaaagaaCAAAGATGAATGGAGAAGCAACCATCCTTCTGAATATCAGCATCAACAACTTGAATTATGAAGTTAATATAATCGATTGCCTcaacataatattttaccttCTTAAAGTATATAATTGGATGGTTGTCTTATTAGcaagttcatatttttttatagctaCAACTTCATACATTACTAGTGTATAAAGGAACAAACATTAAGTAATTTTagaaattcatattttaatgtGAGAACAATACATTACTAGTGTATAAAGGATGCTTTGAAAGCTGGTTAATTGCAAGTTTTAACAAACACCAATATAATTTTGACTATCATCAAAGTTCAGATAGTTAAGGTatgaaaaattaacatattactTAAATAAACAAACTTACAAGAGTATTTCTATCAACGACCAAATTGATATGAAGAATCGATGCTACAAACATTCGACGCATCTCTTAAACTTGTTGGATTAGCCATATTGATCCTATCATCATTTGATGTTTGTTGTGGAACGAGAAAAGGCTTAGGAGGCATTTGTAGAGATTCAATATCTGCTTCAAGCATTTGTACAACTCTGTGCATCGAGGGACGATCAATAGGCTTCAATTGTATGCACCATAATGCCACAATagtcatcttttttattgtgttctttTCCTGCTCTGTTGCTTGATCTTCAAGTATATCCCTTCCTTCATTAACCtggtcataaatccatgaatggAAGTACATTTGGCTTGAATGATCTGCCAATGCATTCAGATTTTTCCTTCTCCCAACCATTTCCATCAACAACATCCCAAAACTATAGACATCGGCTTTGTAAGAGACGCCTCCGATACTTTTGTAAAATAACTCAGGAGCCATGTATCCCATTGTTCCTCTAGCCATAGTGAGGGACACAACGCTAGCACTAGTTGGATACAATTTCGCAAGTCCAAAATCTGAGACTTTTGGAGTGAAATTTTCATCAAGAAGAATGTTGTGAGGCTTGATGTCAAAATGCAAAATCTGTATGTCACAACCTTGATGTAGATATTCAATGCCACGAGCCACCCCAAGagaaatttcatataatttatggTTGCTTAGCGGTATGCTTCCTTGCCTcgaaaaaatatacttttcaagAGATCCATTAGGCATGAACTCATATATAAGGGCACGTTTTGAGCCCTCAACAGTAAAGCCTATGAGTTGCACCACATTGCAATGATGAATTCTTCCAATGGTGGCAACTTCATTGATAAATTCTTGCCCATTACCTTTTTCTTTGCGCAAAATTTTTACAGCCGCAAAACGACCACTACGAAGCTTTCCTTTGTACACCGAACCATAACCTCCTTCACCTAACTTGTCATTGAATCCACAAGTTATCTTCTTAATCTCCGAGTAAGAGTACCTTATAAGCGTGAGATTATGATCATGACTTTGCAAGAATTCTTCAATGTTACCATACATTGATAAATGCCTTCTTCGCCATTTGGAGACCAATAAGGTTATGAGACATGGTAGCCCACAAACGAATAATAATGTATGATATATCCCTGCATATAAACATTATAAGAACAACAATCAATtatggaaatattttttttgttattagatTGCCATGTaaatactttgtttttcaaaatgaaattgTGATTCTTAATTCAAACATGTATCCACAAAAGCATCAATGTTTTCCAAATTTGAAATTCTTATCACCAAATACAATTTAACTgagatttaattgattttagagaaaatgcaaagaataaatatattaaaagtatatatatcGAGTTTTTCTTGTCTATATatgttgttttcaaattttgtcattttatttttaatatttaattcattGCCTTATAATCTCTTCAGTTAAATATGAGTcctcaaactttaattttttttaattgcatcctaATCCTCTAATTTAAAACTCAGAGCTCTAATAAACAatggaataatttttaatatttttttatacaatccCTTTAttctagatatttttaatatgatcccTCTATtgtgatttgatcaatttttccATTAAATGTGAACATGTGTCAAGAATATAGAATTTTacatggaatttattttttaataaagaataattaaaacaattgtataaaatcaaaaaattgagaaatattagaaaaaaattaaaatttgaaatttgaaaaaaaaaaatagattgaaaactGAAATTGATAAACCATtagaaaaagaaacacaatggagtattgtaaatattatttttctaaatagggaaaaataaaaaataaaaaaatgttaagtcattgttaattatttacattttttttatttttaatatttaataaatcttaaatactccatttctttcttttttttctagaggcttttcaatttattttttctatttttgatctgatataaaaattttagatattttaagaGTAGATATTTTATGTGCTTAATATAAATGGGTCGCTTTAAGAAAATACCAAGAGTATAGAAATGAAATGTGTGATTAATCCAATAAACACCTTTTAAAAATGAATCCATGCCAGTATTTATGTGCTTCTACGATACCAACAATAaagtttataataaataaataaaaatactctggataattaatatgattaaaagatattttcattCAATTGCATTATAAgtcattgttttatatatataaaaataaggatattattatacatttaatttgaggctaaaaacaatataaatttgatcgagtaattagaattgaaatgaaaaattaaaatttgaaagacttattatttttaacaatttaaattatggaAATAAGCAAAAGGTAATGGATGAAATTAACCATTGAAAGAACCAAAGCTTGGAGATAATATTGCACACATAATTAATGGTTTTGCATCTTAAtacataaatttaatgtttcaCAGTCAGTCCAAGAAAGCAAAGGAGAATGCTTACCGATgggaacaagtagcacaagtaGGGTAATGAGCAAAAGTATGAGAATGCTTAGAAAATCTGACGAGATCGTCTTCACAGTAGAAACTCCTGCCAAATAAATACATGCAGACACaatgaaaacaaatagaaaCTAATTAAGAAACACAAACAATATCTCTCCTCCTCTATAAGCCAAAAAAGTTTAGAAAATCTCATCAACTTGTTTTACTTGTTATTTCCATTCTCTTCTAATCTGAAGAGAGAAACTAACATTgagattttaactaaaattcaCATCCATTTTTGTAAGAGGAAGATTGCAAGTCATGAGCCTACTAAAACATGCTTGAACTAATCCTCACCGTTTATATAAAATGTGAATTTCAATCGCGGTTGTCCTACATTAACAGAAAAGGAGTCAAGTAAATATGTGAAATATTGTAGGTTCACCCAAAAAAAAGCTGTTATATTCTATCCAGAAGCTATCTatattcaccaaaaaaaaaagagggtatTGTCAGCGtctaaaattttgtaaaaaaattaaaggaaaagccTATGGTATATATATGTATCAAATCCAAGATATATATTCGTTTTGCAAATTTGAACAGTAATAaataagacatcaatggtcctCACCTTCTAAATACCTGCTTAGCGGCCATATGGCTACatttcaaggaaaagaaaactgtGTCAATGTTCAGAATATTATTATAAGATtaataattcatgaaattaacTGAAGGAAAGAGCATGTAAGTCTGTTTTGATATTCAAATGAagtttttgttatcttttttttttttggagtccccatacagaaaaaaaaaagcggaAAAGagagtacaaaaaaaaataaaaacttgttgaaaaaaaattaaaaaaatatatcagtgaGAAAAGGATACCGGAACacctaaaaaaaacccaagattggTTGAGGATGATCaaatatacaaatattaaaattttatagtatATTTTCGATTGATGAAGGTCTTATTggcaaagaaaatttaatttgaggaagagaaattcaaaattaaatgtttaaggacttaattgcaagaaacattgatttttatgtcaatttaggctttaattgaaagaaattaaagttttaggatcgaattataatttgtaagagttgatttggtcaaatcgtgagcttaattgcataaatattaaagtttgatggtaaTTAGAGACTTGATCAAAGAAATCCAAAGCCACAGACCAAACTGGAAAATGAGCATGAATTTAAAGactgaaattaactaaattaaggtcaaattgaaaaaataaaaagtttattcaTCAAAATCTCAATCAAGGATAATAACCGCACACGTGTGACAAATATGATAGCTAGAGATAGACTTAGAGAGtttaaaggaaaattaaaaagatatgtaCTGAGAAATTATGGAACTGAAATGATTATTGATAGAGTGGATCATCATTCGGGAGAGCATAATCTTATTTGGTTTAAACTAGTCTTTTATTTggtctttttctaattttatctaatttttattttcactatgTAAATGTGAAATCTACATCTGTTTGATCAATAGATAATTACCGCATCATCACAAGATCTATCCTAAGTATTGAATCTATGCCCCTAGAAAAGCGAAATTTAATCGGTAACAATCACCAAATAAATTGTCTTATAAAACTAAATCTAAGACAATTTATTTGGTGACAAAAGCCCTACATGAATATAAAGAgtcatttcataaataattgaacaaagtatttaataatatcatatatgtatataaagtaGAAGTGATACTTTATATAAGccaactatttaattaattggataaaagttaataaaatgaatttaaagaaCACAagagttaatttataaaattaaaaacacagttataaaaataataattaaacataaatagaaGGACAACAAACTATTTAATTATACTCtatattcttaagaaaaaaagttattttttcaacgtggaataatttttttttaaaaaaattcttttaaacctcattatttataatatatatagcctatatttatataaattttttcttaatttttttatataaaatattaaaattttaaataaattattttaatttttttgagttaatcTAAGTTGATTCATAAAACTCAAGATCCAACTACTTAACCAGATCAAAATCGAGACCGGATTTAATAATGAACTCCTACTCGGAGCTTAGCGGATATTTATTGAGATCGATGGGTAGAGTGGATATACCCACTTCATACTCAACCTCGTACCATCATACATGTAATCTCTCTAGTTATAGATGGAAAGATTACGTAATAGTACTGAAGTTTCTAAAGATCTATCTCTCTCCAATCCACACCTTTAATGTTTTACACCTTATTTAACCTCCATGTTTAACAATTTATATAACTAGAAATGTTCTTACCAACGTAAGCGAGAATACGATTAGCCAGGAAatctgaaagaaaaacaaacagctGTTAAAGAGACCAGGAGGCCTTGATAGTACTGTTTACCAgggcttataaaataattatggatGATACCAGTAGTATAAAAAAGTTGAGGAGTTGTAATGACATGCATGGAAGAGATATTTATATAGAATAAAACACCATCAGGTCATCAGGCCATACATggagaaaggaaacaaaatgtGTTGTTTCTCACATTTGCAATGGTCATTTGAAAGGATGACATACATATTAACAGTccatgtaattattattattattctacatttctaacaaatgaaaaggataaaataagaaaataaaagtgataATCTTCTTTGAAAACTGTTTGATCACAATTATTTCAAATTACCCACTTCTATCCTGTACTGGGTggacctggaaaaaaaaataaaaaaccattcgAAAGAGCTGCTTACCTATTGCACCTTTGATGGGAGAACCAATTcctgtttttattaaaaaaaaacacaaagaatgagtcaaatgaataaaattaattgaaatcccTTAAAGATATTGATCAATTGTATTCCCATAATTCTACAATTTTTGCAAAATAATTCTTGGTtgtgaattttttcaatttaactcttaAATGATTCTAATACTTTGATTTTGTTGCAATTTTACCTCTAAATTCAACCAATtagattgtaaaaataaaatttggtcacctataattttaattttctcaattaagctcaaattgggCTCTCAAACTTAATGTTTCACCAATCAAGCCtcttaatgaaattaatttgacaCATTTAAAGTACAATTAAGTTAttgcacctaattaaatcttttagttggacccaaattaattcttaaacataattaaactttaatttggcctatgattaaatcaaattgacctattaaaagtctagttatGTTTTaggcttaatttttaaatagatttgttcgataatcatttaatttgtctTTGAATCTGCATTATCTCTCaagtttttgataaaatagaGTATAATTAGGCTTTAAAATTGCAGATTgactttttttctaaatttaaaatccTTCTAATTTGCTTTTGCTAAAATattagtctttattttattttttaaaacttttataaaagatgaatttaaaaaaataattcaaaaataaattataacatataAGATGAACCCATAATCCATTAGTCTGGGCTTTTGGGTTAAAACAGTGCTCATCTTTTATGTGTAAGTTCTCATGCGTGCAAGTCCCAAGTGTTGGCCTCAGTGACTCCCTAATATATAGCTCTCCAACAAGTGGTATAAGAGCCGATAGCTCAGCAAGGCACAAGTATATATGACATGTGTTTGTATAAACAATGACACAATATTGGCTAGGGTGAGTATAGAGATAACATGGACTGACTTTCATGATTGTTTTCTTATGGTAAAAGTGAATAGCTAGTTAGACTTTTAAGTTAAGAGCGGACAACTCATAAAGTAGTAAGATGCGGCTTTTAATGTCATATGACTCCACGAGTCATCCTTGTAGAAACAAAAGGTATAGGTACGAGTTCCTAGatgaatacatgtttttttttttttttttttttttgtaagaatgGTGATCTCTTGAAGGTACTATAATATTCAAATGGTGATTGTCCCTCTTGGGATTGTTGAATATTTCTACTGGAGGAGAAGTTTTGTTTGAATGGGTTAGACTCACATGTAATGGAGAGATTTGTTGGATGTTTATGTGAGTGGTATATAACTatcccatataaaaaaaataaatgaaaaataaaataaaatgagaaagtgAAATGCTTATAAAATGTACCCATAAACTGTTAGTCTAACCTTTTGATTAAAGTAATGTCCATCCTTACTAtgcaatttagattttaaagtgACAACAACACagttaatcaatcaaatatatacCGCATTGGTGCAAAAGGACGGTACTAATACCAAACATGGTATAACATATACTTCGTATGTATTCAGATGAGGTGATTtgagggagagagaaagagaatacCGTACTTCTTTTGTATTCATCCTGCTCCCATCCAACATCAAAGCCAGACGCCAAAATATCTTGGACATCTATCAAAGACAAGttggtaattttctttttttgataaattgaaGCCGCttcataaatcaaatttatacgGCATAAGTCCGGTACGTCAGAAACGTACAGATCCTCAGCAACCATCACATAGGAATAACCTTCCACATGGCGGGAGCTGTGAGAAGAAATGCTGCCATTTTTGCAGGAAGAAGTATTGACGCAATTAAATCGAGGACACGGTATTGGATTTTGGCAACTTATAAAAACTAATGTAAAAGGAGAGTAACCGATAACATTATATGGATAATAATGATCGTTGAGAGATCTCATCATAAAAGAATGACGGGGGATGGATAAGCAACCATGCTTTTGAACATCAGCATCCACAAGTCGAATTGCGGTTAAGGAGCTATCATACATGATTGCCTGAACATAATATTTTTCCCCCTTATTCTTCAAGTATAAAGTTGTACGGTTGTTTTTACAATcaagttcatatttttttttgccgcAGCTTTTGTGATCGGTACGTAGTCGAAAAGGGTAGCTAATATGGATGTTGCCACAAGATGGAGCACAGTCAGCAGTACTGTTCTTGATAGCACTGCAACTCTGGTGGCCGGCTAGGATGACTAGAAGAAGAAGGGCTGGATATGCACCGAAAAGAAGGTGCTTTGATATTCCACTCAACATCGAGAGAAAACTTGAAGGGAAATAAAATAATGGATTGTTACTCGGCAAATATAAGGCGTGGTCTTGAGAACAGtactcttttataaaaaaaacatcttactAGGTCCATCCTCGTTCCATACGAAAGGTATCTATCATGGGTCAACTCTACGAATTATTGCGTGGTTAATGAAGCATTAGGAAATTACATGAGGAGTTCACACCACTGAAAGGGGAAGCCAGTTTTATGGCTACCAGTTGCAAAATCAAGCTAGTGGACATCTTGGGCCCATTCTCATTGAATATATGTTGAGACACGCAACCTAAAACATAGACAATACTTAAGATCAGATTAGTGCATGTtgctaattaaaatatattacattCAGTACCCTTCGATCGATTCACttgatattttatctaatttatgaTGGATTAATCTACATTCAACACTTATAAATCGTGGCGATTTAACAAGTTTGGTCTGTAACAATGTGGCCAAAGTGCAGTACAGCAGACCATGTCTTCCCTCTTTCAGGCATGGTGCATGCATCTGTTGAGtggtttttctataaattttagcCTTTTATTGCTCCAAAGGCATGGTGCATGCATCTGTTGAAGAGaaaacaagtttgaaaaaaCTTCGATggctaaaaatataattcaaaattcatGTAAAAGCTTAACTTCTGGATATTGCAAATGTCAGGTTGAaacatttttttgctttaacaCTATATTTGTgcttttcccttcaatttcTTACAACTAACTAGCACCAGTTTTCAATTTCAAGCTTGTTTTCAACTTCATTTGGAATTATGGCGCTAAGCCAttgttttatatcaaatatgctgcttctttttttttttttttttaattattattattatcaataggATTCTGAGAGAATACTATACATTAATAAATAGAATAAGCAAAATAATATGTGTTGCAGCTTGtatgaataaaataatctcTAAGACTAATGCCAGCAGAATCTCTATATAATAAGATCATTCCCGGATTATGGTAAATTCTTGTCCAATGCCATCAACCAAATAGATAATCTTAAGATCAAATACTATTAAGAAagtcataaaaattatatatatatatatatatatatatatatttgtgaaaaaaaagtcaataaaaaaacaagagttgCCTTTATTTTTAACAAGTGACCAGCATTAAATCTTAGACCATACTTGTTCAGCATTGAGAACAATACAGGTTAGGATCAAGCATTATGAAATTACATGAAGGGTTCCCAGACTCCCACCAAAGAAGGTTAGGGTAGCTTTTATGACTTTCCCGCATTTACAAAGTCAAGGTAGTGCTCGTCAAGTAAGAACAAGGACCAAATAAGGGGATAATGACAAGGCAATTTTAATCACTTGAGAAGAATTAGGTGCGGCAATTTGGACTTCATTCACGCCCAAttctctatattatttttaatctttttagtaTGCAATAAAACTTATACATTTACAAAGGAAATTGTGAATTACTGtataaatgatataattataatttttttcttttttttttgttgcagcaGGTACCGTGTATAgtaatgacaaaaacaaaatagtaattttttattctttatactCGGAATATTCATCATTTTACAATTGatctatttatataattttttttatttttatctttatttttttgtaattttttgtcaatatttttttataaaaaaatattatagactaaaaaaaatgaagacggTAGAAAGGGActctttattttgaattttccaAGTCTATAGAAGACCACATGGCCATTAGGAGAAAACATGGGGGTAGAAAAGTTGGACACTTCAAGCTACAATTCTTCATTGTCAAGGTCCCATCACAAAAACTTCACATTCCCGGCAAATAGTAGAAGACAATATCTAGAGGAATAAGTGGCCTAAAACTCCAAAGAATATTAGCCAATAAAATCAAAGTtctaataatat
This Populus alba chromosome 7, ASM523922v2, whole genome shotgun sequence DNA region includes the following protein-coding sequences:
- the LOC118059604 gene encoding rust resistance kinase Lr10, whose protein sequence is MYGNIEEFLQSHDHNLTLIRYSYSEIKKITCGFNDKLGEGGYGSVYKGKLRSGRFAAVKILRKEKGNGQEFINEVATIGRIHHCNVVQLIGFTVEGSKRALIYEFMPNGSLEKYIFSRQGSIPLSNHKLYEISLGVARGIEYLHQGCDIQILHFDIKPHNILLDENFTPKVSDFGLAKLYPTSASVVSLTMARGTMGYMAPELFYKSIGGVSYKADVYSFGMLLMEMVGRRKNLNALADHSSQMYFHSWIYDQVNEGRDILEDQATEQEKNTIKKMTIVALWCIQLKPIDRPSMHRVVQMLEADIESLQMPPKPFLVPQQTSNDDRINMANPTSLRDASNVCSIDSSYQFGR